One segment of Cutaneotrichosporon cavernicola HIS019 DNA, chromosome: 4 DNA contains the following:
- the GIN1 gene encoding uncharacterized protein (Fungal specific transcription factor domain), giving the protein MSLSYLAASRGGSEEKASSSLGRTPTSSELAAEAEAKRRKVQRACDVCRRKKIRCEGPMNSHSASKCANCQEYGLECTYVEAAKRRGPPKGYLDTLEQRCRRLERLITQLHPGLEVSGTVGPMPDRDDFDLAVYQDQMRTLGIPPYPTMKPIATGDAHAPCAAGTPPTAQGAPSPSPRVLGPAPWQAFEQDPNRLPEDDEEIRDQARIAHAMVKLNIRDYDAFRFHGKASPAHLVRIVNELKYSDPDLTFFDRLSNVKRPEYWMVPEWEKQIATVSVNPVDYSMWPDEELAARLIDSYFERVNRPMPLLNRVIFQRQYQSGLWRTNIEFAKLCLMVFANGARYVDDERVYWPADDATTEEGRERLRNDRNGMLKYSAGWIYLRALIKMGRSWLQGPSLLDLQTNVLVCLFLNGSAVPHLAWIVAGSGLRMAQEIGVHVRSTMLLINPIDRALYNRAFWCLYHFDRLSCAAMGRSVAIQDSDFDADYPMAIDDEYWDTGDPERDFKQPPGLSPDPAVSAFTQLLKLDHVLSAALRTIYAVTKLPEHGEDQRAIVVELDSALNSWADAVPDNLRWDPTRADPLLFEHSAILYAHYYYVQILIHRPFIPTPKHPESVGFPSLAICSNAARSISNILDAVLRRGRSMGKLPGNSIGISFVLPASTAAIVLLMNVYAVRQRPHERERCMSDVRRVIAAVREMELTYRQAGKITDLITEIARESTGDKELTIDTPPPKRPYDNDNDCSTAVETPGAPELMPLASAALSHAQAHASFQPGQPPLACMSQTSDLHANGSGGTPNSHLNMPAGNVGSRPESSATSPPTPPFMYGHWGTGMTPTGESVTVPDQLFDPNDLQNLNYAAMNFDMLGDAHSDNFWQHLLRQGGGGLSTFGTPTGGPNMGIGNPPPLQQQQQQQQQQPMGGPMGTQPTGFGFMPWLPPDEQRRQQ; this is encoded by the exons ATGAGCTTGAGCTATCTCGCCGCATCGCGCGGCGGGTCAGAAGAGAAGGCATCGAGCAGTCTTGGGCGAACAcccacctcgtccgagtTGGCcgcagaggccgaggccaagcgccgCAAGGTCCAGCGCGCATGTGACGTATGCCGAAG GAAAAAGATCCGATGCGAGGGACCCATGAACTCACACTCAGCGAGCA AATGCGCAAACTGCCAGGAATACGGACTTGAGTGCACGTACGTtgaggcggccaagcgtCGCGGCCCACCTAAGGGCTACCTCGACACGCTGGAGCAGCGATGCCGCCGACTTGAGCGACTGATCACTCAACTGCATCCCGGCCTCGAAGTCTCGGGGACCGTTGGGCCTATGCCAGACCGCGACGATTTCGATCTCGCTGTTTACCAGGACCAGATGCGAACCCTCGGCATCCCGCCGTATCCGACCATGAAGCCGATTGCGACGGGCGATGCTCATGCTCCCTGCGCAGCAGGCACGCCACCAACAGCCCAGGGTGCGCCGAGCCCCTCACCTCGCGTTCTCGGCCCCGCGCCGTGGCAGGCGTTTGAGCAGGACCCGAACCGCCtgcccgaggacgacgaggaaaTCCGAGACCAGGCACGCATCGCGCACGCCATGGTCAAGCTCAACATTCGCGACTATGATGCGTTCCGCTTCCACGGCAAAGCGAGCCCAGCGCACCTCGTGCGCATCGTTAACGAGCTCAAGTACTCGGACCCAGATCTCACCTTCTTCGACCGCCTCAGCAACGTCAAGCGCCCCGAGTATTGGATGGTGCCCGAGTGGGAGAAGCAGATCGCCACCGTCAGCGTTAACCCCGTCGACTACAGCATGTGgcccgacgaggagctcgccgcgcgccttATCGATTCATACTTTGAGCGCGTCAACAGGCCGATGCCGCTGTTGAATCGTGTCATTTTCCAGCGTCAGTACCAGTCTGGCCTGTGGCGTACCAACATCGAGTTTGCTAAGCTCTGTCTGATGGTCTTCGCCAACGGTGCGCGCTacgttgacgacgagcgcgtgtACTGGCCCGCTGACGACGCGACGACCGAGGAAGGCCGCGAGCGACTGCGCAACGACCGCAATGGCATGCTCAAGTACTCGGCCGGTTGGATCTACCTGCGTGCGCTCATCAAGATGGGTCGCTCGTGGCTGCAGGGCCCAAGCCTGCTCGACCTTCAGACCAACGTCCTTGTCTGCCTGTTCCTCAACGGCAGCGCTGTTCCGCACCTCGCTTGGATTGTCGCGGGCTCGGGCTTACGCATGGCGCAGGAGATCGGGGTGCACGTCCGCTCAACCATGTTGCTCATCAACCCCATCGATCGCGCGCTCTACAACCGTGCCTTCTGGTGCCTGTACCACTTTGATCGCCTGTCGTGTGCCGCCATGGGACGCAGCGTCGCGATCCAAGATTCAGACTTTGATGCAGACTACCCAATGGCCATCGATGATGAGTACTGGGACACAGGTGACCCGGAACGCGACTTCAAGCAGCCGCCGGGCCTTTCTCCTGACCCGGCGGTATCGGCATTCACGCAGCTGCTCAAGCTTGACCACGTCCTCAGTGCTGCGCTGCGCACGATCTACGCCGTGACCAAGCTACCCGAGCACGGCGAGGACCAGCGGGCTATCGTTGTTGAGCTCGACTCCGCTCTCAACTCGTGGGCAGATGCTGTGCCGGACAACCTTCGTTGGGACCCGACTCGCGCCGACCCGCTCTTGTTCGAGCACTCTGCGATCCTCTACGCACACTACTACTATGTCCAGATCCTTATCCACCGCCCCTTCATTCCGACGCCCAAGCATCCAGAATCTGTGGGATTCCCCTCGCTCGCGATCTGCAGCAacgccgcgcgctccatctccaatatcctcgacgccgtcctccgccgcggccgcagTATGGGTAAGCTGCCTGGCAACTCCATCGGCATCTCCTTTGTCCTTCCAGCCTCCACTGCCGCCATCGTCCTGCTCATGAACGTCTACGCCGTGAGACAACGGCCCCACGAGCGTGAGCGATGCATGAGCGACGTGCGCCGGGTAATCGCCGCTGTCCGCGAGATGGAACTCACCTACCGCCAAGCCGGCAAGATCACCGACCTGATCACCGAGATTGCGCGCGAGTCGACTGGCGACAAGGAGCTCACCATTGACACGCCACCCCCCAAGCGCCCATATgacaacgacaacgacTGTTCCACAGCTGTTGAGACTCCAGGGGCTCCCGAGCTCATGCCTCTCGCGTCCGCGGCGCTCTCACATGCACAGGCGCACGCTTCGTTCCAGCCTGGCCAACCCCCATTGGCATGCATGTCGCAGACCAGCGACTTGCATGCCAatggcagcggcggcacACCGAACAGCCACCTCAACATGCCAGCCGGCAACGTAGGTTCGCGACCCGAGTCGAGtgcgacgtcgccgccaactCCACCATTCATGTACGGCCACTGGGGAACTGGGATGACGCCGACAGGCGAGTCAGTCACCGTTCCCGACCAGCTGTTTGACCCCAACGACCTGCAGAACCTCAACTATGCGGCGATGAACTTTGACATGCTGGGCGACGCGCATTCGGACAACTTCTGGCAGCACCTGCTCCGCCAAGGTGGCGGTGGGCTCAGCACATTTGGCACACCAACAGGCGGGCCAAACATGGGCATTGGCAATCCGCCGCCtctgcagcagcagcaacagcagcagcaacagcagccTATGGGCGGGCCGATGGGTACACAGCCGACTGGGTTTGGGTTTATGCCATGGCTTCCGCCAGACGAGCAGCGGCGCCAGCAGTAG
- the DLD1 gene encoding uncharacterized protein (D-lactate dehydrogenase cytochrome oxidoreductase protein), with translation MFPRLRPAARSLRPSTPRRISTTPVRSAKHDAARADQAAYQASLAAAKRRWWLQQGIILAGVIGFGYTGYLLGQSLAPPKIQMQGLLPIAAADKLLEKTQPQYGSVANYRECILEIAELFEKRGKRDRVSTDEDDLRTHGVSDWSYHEAELPTVVVWVDSTEEVQDIVRLATKFRVPITPFSGGTSLEGHFASPFGGISLDVSLMDKVLSISEADGEAVCQPGVKWEDLNAQLVKEGIPLFFPIDPGPGATLGGMAGTGCSGTNAVRYGTAKGEWFLNLTVVLPTGEVIKTRSKARKSSAGWDATKIFLGAEGTLGIVTECTVKLAPLLPTKVAVMNFPGVEEAVKAATEIVNAGYPVQCVEYLDSRTMKAINAGGIAGKTYPEQDSLFFKFQGTDGMMTETAKGVSVIAAKHGGKDMQFSKSDADAEKLWEGRKAALWSVLALRENGRVWTTDVCVPISKLPRLVRETAADFEGRGLEACHFGHVGDGNVHTLALFSDDEELERVRVAVHEMVERAIRLGGTCSGEHGVGLGKIEYLPMELGAGTVNFMEGIKRYVDPYNLFNPGKVYPNIKPQRPKKD, from the exons ATGTTTCCACGACTTCGTCCCGCGGCGCGCTCACTTCGTCCCTCAACACCCAGGCGTATCTCAACGACACCAGTCCGCAGCGCCAAACAtgacgcggcgcgggcagACCAGGCAGCGTACCAGGCCTCTCTGGCGGCAGCCAAGCGTCGCTGGTGGTTGCAGCAGGGGATTATCCTCGCCGGTGTCATTGGGTTCGGGTACACTGGTTACCTTCTCGGCCAATCGCTCGCACCCCCCAAGATTCAGATGCAGGGTCTTTTACCTATCGCCGCAGCCGACAAGTTGCTAGAGAAGACGCAGCCGCAGTACGGTAGCGTGGCCAACTATCGCGAGTGTATCCTCGAGATTGCCGAGCTCTTCGAGAAGAGGGGTAAGCGTGACCGCGTGAGCAcagacgaggacgacctccgCACTCACGGGGTCAGTGATTGGAGCTAccacgaggccgagctcccGACAGTCGTTGTGTGGGTCGACAGTACCGAGGAGGTACAGGATATTGTGCGGCTTGCCACAAAGTTCCGCGTACCGATTACCCCGTTCTCTGGCGGTACATCGCTCGAGGGACACTTTGCCAGTCCGTTTGGGGGGATTTCTCTCGACGTGTCCCTCATGGACAAGGTGCTTTCCATTTCCGAggcggacggcgaggctgTTTGCCAGCCGGGCGTCAAGTGGGAGGACCTGAATGCCCAGCTGGTCAAGGAAGGTATCCCGCTCTTCTTCCCTATCGACCCCGGACCCGGTGCGACGTTGGGCGGTATGGCTGGAACGGGTTGCTCGGGCACCAACGCCGTGCGCTACGGCAcggccaagggcgagtGGTTCTTGAACCTT ACCGTCGTACTCCCCACTGGCGAGGTGATCAAGACGCGCTCCAAGGCCCGTAAGTCGTCCGCCGGCTGGGACGCGACCAAGATCTTCCTCGGTGCGGAAGGCACGCTGGGTATCGTGACAGAATGCACCGTCAAGCTGGCGCCTCTCCTCCCGACCAAGGTGGCGGTGATGAACTTCCCTGGTGTCGAGGAAgccgtcaaggccgcgACCGAGAT cgtcAACGCAGGATACCCCGTCCAGTGCGTCGAGTACCTCGACTCGCGCACGATGAAGGCCATCAACGCCGGCGGCATCGCAGGCAAAACGTATCCCGAACAAGACTCGCTCTTCTTCAAGTTCCAAGGCACCGACGGCATGATGACCGAGACAGCCAAGGGCGTGTCCGTCATCGCAGCCAAGCACGGCGGCAAGGACATGCAGTTCAGCAAGTCGGATGCGGATGCTGAAAAGCTCTGGGAAGGACGTAAGGCTGCGTTGTGGAGTGTCCTCGCACTTCGCGAGAACGGGCGGGTATGGACCACCGACGTCTGTGTTCCCATATCAAAGTTGCCCAGGCTGGTCCGGGAGACGGccgccgactttgagggGCGGGGACTTGAGGCATGTCATTTCGGGCATGTGGGAGATGGCAACGTGCATACCCTCGCTCTGTTTTccgatgatgaggagctggagcgcgtgcgcgtcgcGGTGCATGAGATGGTTGAGCGGGCTATTCGGTTGGGAGGCACTTGTTCGGGCGAACATGGTGTGGGACTCGGCAAGATCGAGTACCTCCCCATGGAACTTGGGGCCGGTACCGTCAACTTTATGGAGGGTATTAAGCGTTACGTTGACCC ATACAACCTCTTCAACCCGGGCAAGGTATACCCCAACATCAAGCCCCAGAGACCCAAGAAGGACTAG
- the SMC1 gene encoding uncharacterized protein (P-loop containing region of AAA domain), producing MPLRRLELSNFKSYRGAQVIDFGDDPFTCIIGPNGSGKSNLMDAISFVLGIKSAQLRSTKLADLVYRGRKAAEGAQELGLDVEIPETQTQSQLGPNDARNASVAIVFEDDSGKEWNFKRTMSAAGNTASVYSLNGKTVTWTDYNKQLEKFNILVKAKNFLVFQGDVENVASQDSKKLSELIDRISGSADYADAYEDAKLQQEKASEAANANHAKKRSMLTEAKHFKEQTAEVKQWEKLMSSKDAMIQRHLLWRLYHITNEINKSTRQVEEASDQLTELRGAVEEKSNALKEVRKEYANAQLKVKSREGSVKKAVKALDDKKPELVKLETEIEHSERKAKSTITLVERVKKDQKRQADSVAVLKAGGAEIQKKMDEAREKQREQSQAAGRALTDADLAEYRRLRAEANILAVAERQQLEALRREQRSSVSALSSVDDQLQQAERKRSRLNTDVEALAEREETMAEKVAEMEGEAKRIKSQLDQAQAERNSISMRETELNDRLQETLRKLVEAGADKRESDKEIRLKENIATLRRLFPGIHGRVVDLCKPTANKYEVAVRTVLGRSLDQVVVETEKVAIDCISYLKQQRKGVMTFVPIDTVQVKPIPDKFRNVARGARLAIDCIEFEPSVERAMQYACGSAIICDSQEVAKYVCYEKRMEVKAVTLDGTVFHKAGLITGGRGQDKGRKFNDKDVSSLMQLREKQIKQLQELSQSKPKEKDDEGKYQILSRLQAELGTANDDLAATRLRLEGLRKELAAVEKDLGKMKPEREKRAKALREAEDKLQGLAKTVEEADDSVFAAFCQRINVDNIREYEDVQLKVAREENEALEGFKIKAARNLHAVEFEEQQLKATEDRLASLQATLDREKRNSTARNQRKQQVEEEIEALQAEIERQEGKLKKAKEAAESVGEDVENARNAVKRAQRGLDNALKEIASWNDEIERSASDRHAIYRRCRLDDIDLPLNAGDLQNVPIEDNTAEMAMDVDGSSLQPARTDDYGIEPDFDALTDEDRENDSPEYGAEFDTQITKMKAELERVVPNMKAVDRLKDVQNELDLAEDEADEARKASKDARDRFLGLKKKRCELFNKAYQHMSGCIDRIYKDLTKQANGQGGGMAFLSLEDSEEPYLAGVKYNTMPPGKRFVEIEQLSGGEKTMAALALLFSIHSFHPAPFFVLDEVDAALDPTNVSKLARYVRQQAEKSVQFLIISLKSTLYEHADGLVGVYREQVENSSRTLTLSLREYE from the exons ATGCCACTACGGCGACTCGAGCTATCCAACTTCAAGTCATATCGCGGTGCCCAGGTGATCGACTTTGGAGATGACCCGTTCACCTGCATCATCGGCCCGAATGGCAGCGGCAAGTCCAACCTGATGGACGCGATCAGTTTCGTCCTGGGCATCAAGTCGGCCCAGCTCCGTTccaccaagctcgccgacctcgtgtATCGTGGTCGTAAAGctgccgagggcgcgcaGGAACTCGGTCTGGACGTCGAGATTCCCGAGACCCAGACGCAGTCGCAGCTCGGCCCGAATGACGCGCGCAATGCGAGCGTCGCCATCGtgttcgaggacgacagcgGAAAGGAGTGGAACTTTAAACGCACCATGTCCGCCGCCGGAAACACGGCGAGCGTGTACTCGCTCAACGGCAAGACGGTCACATGGACCGACTACAACAAGCAGCTGGAGAAGTTCAACATtctcgtcaaggccaagaacTTTCTCGTGTTTCAGGGCGACGTTGAGAACGTCGCGAGCCAGGACTCGAAGAAGCTGTccgagctcatcgaccgCATTTCGGG CTCGGCAGACTACGCTGATGCGTacgaggacgccaagctccagCAGGAGAAGGCGAGCGAGGCAGCCAACGCCAATCACGCCAAGAAACGCAGCATGCTCACCGAGGCCAAGCACTTTAAGGAGCAGAcggccgaggtcaagcagTGGGAGAAGCTCATGAGCTCTAAGGACGCTATGATCCAGCGCCACCTTCTCTGGCGGCTGTACCACATCACGAACGAGATCAACAAATCGACGcgccaggtcgaggaggcgtcAGATCAGCTGACTGAGCTGCGCGGCGCTGTCGAAGAGAAGAGCAACGCCCTCAAGGAAGTGCGTAAGGAGTACGCGAACGCGCAGCTCAAGGTTAAGTCGCGCGAGGGATCGGTCAAAAAGGCTgtcaaggcgctcgacgacaaaAAACctgagctcgtcaagcttGAGACGGAGATCGAGCACTCGGAGAGGAAGGCCAAGTCGACCATTacgctcgtcgagcgtgtcAAGAAGGACCAGAAGCGACAGGCGGATAGCGTTGCGGTACTCAAGGCTGGCGGAGCCGAGATCCAGAAGAAAATGGACGAAGCGAGGGAAAAGCAGCGCGAACAGAGCCAGGCTGCTGGACGCGCGCTCAcggacgccgacctcgccgagtaccgccgcctgcgcgcTGAAGCTAATATTCTCGCCGTGGCCGAGCGGCAGCAACTGGAGGCTCTGCGCCGCGAGCAGAGGAGCTCAGTGTCTGCCCTCTCGTCGGTGGACGACCAGCTCCAGCAGGCCGAGCGGaagcgctcgcgcttgaaCActgacgtcgaggcgcttgcTGAACGTGAGGAGACG ATGGCCGAGAAGGTTGCCGAAATGGAAGGCGAGGCGAAACGCATCAAGTCCCAGCTCGACCAGGCACAGGCCGAGCGTAACAGCATTTC GATGCGTGAGACCGAGCTCAACGATCGCCTACAGGAGACGCTGCGCAAACTTGTCGAGGCAGGCGCGGACAAGCGCGAGTCGGACAAGGAGATCCGGCTCAAGGAGAACATTGCGACACTCCGCCGCCTTTTCCCTGGCATCCATGGCCGCGTTGTCGACCTTTGCAAGCCGACGGCGAACAAGTACGAGGTGGCTGTGCGCACGGTACTCGGCCGCAGCCTTGACCAGGTCGTGGTCGAGACGGAGAAGGTTGCGATTGACTGCATCTCG TACCTGAAGCAGCAACGTAAGGGAGTGATGACGTTCGTCCCAATCGACACTGTGCAGGTCAAGCCCATTCCGGACAAGTTCCGCAATGTCGCccgcggcgcgcgcttggcgaTCGACTGCATCGAATTCGAGCCGAGCGTCGAGCGTGCGATGCAGTACGCCTGCGGCTCGGCGATCATCTGCGACTCGCAGGAGGTCGCCAAGTATGTTTGCTACGAGAAGCGCATGGAAGTCAAGG CGGTGACGCTCGACGGCACAGTCTTCCACAAGGCTGGGTTGATCACTGGCGGTCGTGGTCAGGACAAGGGGCGCAAATTCAACGACAAGGATGTGAGCTCGCTCATGCAGCTGCGGGAGAAACAGATCAAGCAGCTGCAGGAGTTGTCCCAGTCCAAAccgaaggagaaggacgacgagggcaagtACCAGATCCTGTCGCGTCtgcaggccgagctgggtACGGCGaacgacgacctcgcggccaCCCGTCTCCGACTCGAAGGTCTGCGTAAGGAGCTTGCCGCTGTCGAGAAGGACCTCGGCAAGATGAAGCCagagcgcgagaagcgcgccaaggcgctccgcgaagccgaggacaagcttCAAGGCCTCGCGAagacggtcgaggaggcggacgacaGCGTCTTCGCTGCATTCTGCCAGCGCATCAACGTCGACAACATCCGCGAATACGAGGATGTCCAGTTGAAGGTCGCAcgcgaggagaacgaggccctcgaggggttcaagatcaaggcggcgcggaaTCTGCACGCGGTTGAGTtcgaggagcagcagctcaaggcgaCCGAAGACCGGCTTGCGTCACTGCAAGCCACTCTCGACCGTGAGAAGCGCAACAGCACGGCGCGGAACCAGCGTAAgcagcaggtcgaggaggagatcgaAGCGCTCCAGGCCGAGATCGAACGGCAAGAGGGCAAGCtgaagaaggccaaggaggcggcTGAGAGCGTCggggaggacgtcgagaaTGCTCGCAACGCTGTCAAGCGCGCCCAACGCGGCCTTGACAACGCGCTGAAGGAGATCGCCTCATGGaacgacgagatcgagcgGTCCGCGTCCGATCGCCACGCCATCtaccgccgctgccgacTCGACGACATCGATCTGCCTCTCAACGCTGGCGACCTGCAAAATGTCCCCATCGAGGACAATAccgccgagatggcgaTGGATGTGGACGGCAGCTCGTTGCAACCCGCTCGGACAGATGACTATGGCATCGAGCCGGACTTTGATGCGCTcacggacgaggaccgGGAGAACGACTCGCCAGAATACGGCGCTGAGTTCGACACGCAGATCACCAAGATGAAGGCCGAGTTAGAGCGCGTGGTGCCGAACATGAAGGCGGTCGACCGGTTGAAGGACGTGCagaacgagctcgacctggctgaggatgaggcggacgaggccCGGAAAGCGAGTAAAGACGCACGTGACAGGTTCCTGGGCCTCAAGAAAAAGCGCTGCGAGCTGTTCAATAAGGCGTACCAGCACATGTCGGGGTGCATCGACCGTATCTACAAGGATCTCACGAAGCAGGCGAACGGCCAGGGCGGTGGCATGGCGTTCCTTTCTCTCGAGGACAGCGAAGAGCCATACCTCGCTGGCGTCAAGTACAACACCATGCCGCCAGGGAAGCGTTtcgtcgagatcgagcAGCTGAGTGGTGGTGAGAAGACGATGGCGGCCCTTGCGCTGCTCTTTTCGATTCACAG CTTCCACCCTGCGCCTTTCTTCgttctcgacgaggtcgacgccgcaCTAGACCCTACCAATGTCTCCAAACTGGCACGGTATGTTCGGCAGCAGGCCGAGAAAAGTGTCCAGTTCCTTATCATCTCGCTCAAGTCTACCCT GTACGAGCATGCCGATGGGCTGGTGGGCGTCTACCGCGAGCAGGTGGAGAATTCGTCGCGGACATTGACGCTGTCTCTGCGCGAG TACGAGTGA
- a CDS encoding uncharacterized protein (Hexokinase), which produces MLPDICKDIEPNFLLCDSALEHIVTHFRRELQAGLEQRGEDVAMIPSFVPGVPDGSEQGTFLALDLGGTNLRVCEVRLLGNHKFEMKQQKYKVSDELKEGEATVLLDYIADSVDAFLTEIGSDVAPEKGEPLLLGFTFSFPVEQTAIDSGTLLTWTKGFNAKNAIGNDVVKLLNDAFERKHIHVRCSALVNDTVGTLLSRSYQHGPALIGAIFGTGTNGAYIDKTSTIKKLGEKHICELEECGEHAGEYMVINTEWGAFDNKRQCLPVSIFDAKLDRMSINPRKQAFEKMVSGMYLGEITRNILLHLIDSNVLFGGYSTDVLNEHYGFDTSFVSAVEGAKTDEDVITAITDILKVKRKYVEPRDVELVRWATKLVAHRAAFLAATAIAAVVQLTEKHRRAEDKETIDVGVDGSVAQYLPGFETNVRVALRKLLGEAGEKRITIGLAKDGSGVGAALTALQAKKAIERSKKAAAK; this is translated from the exons ATGCTTCCCGACATCTGCAAGGACATTGAGCCAaacttcctcctctgcgACAGCGCCCTCGAGCACATTGTCACCCACTTCCGTAGAGAGCTCCAGGCCGGTCTCGAGCAGAGAGGCGAGGATGTCGCCATGATTCCGAGTTTCGTACCGGGCGTCCCGGACGGAAGCGAGCAGGG cacgttcctcgccctcgatcTGGGCGGGACGAATCTGCGCGTATGCGAGGTCCGGTTGCTCGGTAACCACAAGTTTGAGATGAAGCAGCAAAAGTACAAGGTGtcggacgagctcaaggagggcgaggcgacggTGCTCCTTG ATTACATTGCGGACAGTGTCGACGCGTTCCTCACTGAGATTGGGAGCGACGTTGCGCCGGAGAAAGGCGAGCCGTTGCTCCTCGGCTTTACGTTCTC cttCCCAGTCGAGCAGACCGCCATCGACAGCGGCACGCTCCTGACCTGGACGAAGGGCTTCAATGCCAAAAATGCGATCGGCAACGACGTCGTTAAGCTTCTCAACGACGCGTTTGAGCGAAAGCACATCCATGTGCGGTGCAGCGCGCTCGTCAACGACACGGTCGGCACCCTTCTCTCGCGGTCGTACCAGCACGGTCCTGCGCTCATTGGCGCCATTTTCGGCACGGGCACAAACGGTGCTTACATCGACAAGACGTCGACGATCAAGAAGCTCGGCGAGAAGCATATCTGCGAGCTCGAAGAATGTGGCGAGCACGCGGGCGAGTACATGGTCATCAACACGGAGTGGGGAGCGTTTGACAACAAGCGCCAATGTCTGCCCGTATCGATCTTTGACGCTAAGCTGGACCGTATGAGTATCAACCC CCGCAAGCAGGCATTTGAGAAGATGGTGTCTGGCATGTACCTTGGCGAGATCACGCGCAACATCCTCTTGCATCTGATAGACTCGAACGTGCTCTTTGGAGGGTACAGTACCGACGTGCTGAACGAGCACTACGGGTTTGACACGTCGTTCGTGTCAGCGGTCGAGGGCGCCAagacggacgaggacgtgatTACAGCCATCACCGACATTCTCAAGGTCAAGCGCAAGTACGTCGAGCCCAGAGACGTCGAGTTAGTGCGCTGGGCAaccaagctcgtcgcgcaccgcGCTGCGTTCCTGGCAGCGACGGCCATTGCGGCAGTGGTTCAGCTTACGGAGAAGCACCGGCGCGcagaggacaaggagacgATCGACGTCGGTGTCGACGGAAGTGTGGCGCAGTACCTGCCGGGTTTCGAGACTAAcgtgcgcgtcgcgctACGCAAGTTGCTCGGAGAGGCGGGTGAGAAGCGGATCACGATTGGTTTAGCCAAGGATGGCtcgggcgtcggcgcggcaCTTACCGCGCTGCAGGCTAAGAAGGCGATTGAGCGGTccaagaaggcggcggccaagtAA